A window from Gopherus flavomarginatus isolate rGopFla2 chromosome 4, rGopFla2.mat.asm, whole genome shotgun sequence encodes these proteins:
- the ALKAL2 gene encoding ALK and LTK ligand 2, translating to MSGLKSPVLLGLVLLMLSAGYCKERTDSIDLKDRQSLFNLIMEIIQELKRHHMEEDNGVQYFTNHDYTLDRREVADYEEYQDEQRAEIVPRDLRMKDKFLKHLTGPLYFSPKCSKHFHRLYHNTRDCTIPAYYKRCARLLTRLAVSPMCMEG from the exons ATGAGCGGACTGAAGTCTCCTGTGCTGCTGGGGCTGGTGCTCTTAATGCTGTCAGCAGGTTATTGCAAAGAGAGGACTGACTCCATAGACCTGAAAGACAGGCAAAGCCTCTTCAATCTCATCATGGAGATTATTCAGGAACTGAAAAGACACCACATGGAAGAGGACAACGGGGTGCAATACTTCACCAACCACGATTATACTTTAGACCGAAGAGAAGTAGCTGATTATGAAGAGTACCAGGACGAGCAGAGAGCTG AAATAGTTCCTAGAGATTTGAGGATgaaagacaagtttttaaagcaTTTAACAG GTCCTCTCTATTTTAGTCCAAAATGCAGTAAACACTTTCATCGGCTTTATCACAATACAAGAGACTGCACCATCCCAGCTT ACTATAAAAGATGTGCCAGGCTTCTTACTCGGTTGGCAGTAAGTCCAATGTGCATGGAAGGATAA